Genomic window (Croceicoccus sp. Ery15):
ACAGTCGTTGTCGAGGTATCCTGCGTCGTTATAACCGTCGCACGTATCGTTCTTGTCGGTGAAATAACCGATCGCACCGCCCGCCGCCGCGCCGACCGCGGCCGAGGTTTCGAGATCGGCACCCGTTACCGCGCTGACACCCGCGCCCGCCGCCGCGCCCAGCGCCGCGCCTTCGACCGCGTAATTATCCGCGCAGCCAACGGTCGCCAATGCTGCCGTAG
Coding sequences:
- a CDS encoding YMGG-like glycine zipper-containing protein, with translation MNIRKLTLPLAATAALATVGCADNYAVEGAALGAAAGAGVSAVTGADLETSAAVGAAAGGAIGYFTDKNDTCDGYNDAGYLDNDCR